AAcctttcttaaaatataatgcCATTAGCATaacatataaaaagtaaattattacttaagtgtatatacattatttattgtttcttaattACTAATGTAATTAATGCACATTACAGTTGAAGACTCCAACAAACTTCAAGGATCATCATTTGAACTGCTGTGTAAATTAGCTACAGAAGAAGGCTTGGAATCATTGTACCGAGGCTTGGCACCTGTTCTACAGTCACTCTCTGTGTcaaattttgtgtatttttatacattccatggtttacgtaaaatatttactaatgaTTCATCAGCATTAAAAGACTTGTCATTTGGCCTAGTTGCTGGTAGCATTAATGTACTCTTAACTTCCCCCCTATGGGTTGTTAACACTAGAATGAAGTTAGATAAGAAGGGAACATACAATAGCCTGACAGAAGGGCTCTTTGATCTTTACAAAAAAGAAGGAGCAAAAGGCTTGTGGTCAGGAACTATACCCTCTTTGTTGTTGGTTTCTAATCCAGCTATTCAGTTCATGGTTTATGAAGCATTAAAAAGACATCTGATATCTAAAGGCTTATTTGATACATTTTCAGCATTTCTTGTGGGTGCTGTAGCTAAAGCAGTAGCTACAACTTTGACTTATCCACTTCAATTGATTCAATCCAGACTTCGTGCTGGTACCAGCTTGAAACCTTTATTCAGAGATATGAAAGCTAAGCCTTCACTAGCATTCCGTGGCTTGGAAGCCAAATTATTGCAAACTGTTATGACAGCTGCACTTATGTTTATCATTTATGAGAAACTAGTCCGATTAGTATTAACTATAATGAGAGTAAGAATGGCTAAACATTGATTAAATATGTTACCTTCATTTAGTCACTATACAATGGCACCCAAAACCggttatattgttttattgcttgAGAACTCGAGGTCAAAACTAATCTTTTTTGGCGTAGTCGCGAATCAAGGTTACTTATCTATAAATTtcgtaaatatgtatattaaattatatgtttatttactttttggaCTCATAAACGTGCTTAATACAGAAAGCGAATAGAAACAATCACTACACTTGAAAATAACTACTAGTCAACTTAAACAGAGGCCAAGTTTTAAAAATGGCCTCAAATGTTTAGTGCCTGACGTAGTTCAGCCATCCCTATTTATAAGTCATAATATTGTGGAATTTTTCTCGTTTTTGCAAAAATACTGACCT
This sequence is a window from Trichoplusia ni isolate ovarian cell line Hi5 chromosome 15, tn1, whole genome shotgun sequence. Protein-coding genes within it:
- the LOC113501533 gene encoding peroxisomal membrane protein PMP34, producing the protein MAPTLFSYETLVHAIAGATGSVVGMAVFYPLDTLRSRLQVEDSNKLQGSSFELLCKLATEEGLESLYRGLAPVLQSLSVSNFVYFYTFHGLRKIFTNDSSALKDLSFGLVAGSINVLLTSPLWVVNTRMKLDKKGTYNSLTEGLFDLYKKEGAKGLWSGTIPSLLLVSNPAIQFMVYEALKRHLISKGLFDTFSAFLVGAVAKAVATTLTYPLQLIQSRLRAGTSLKPLFRDMKAKPSLAFRGLEAKLLQTVMTAALMFIIYEKLVRLVLTIMRVRMAKH